A segment of the Psilocybe cubensis strain MGC-MH-2018 chromosome 5, whole genome shotgun sequence genome:
AGAGAAGTATGCCGTGAATCGAAAATCCTATCTTCCTGATGAGCCAATTGGCATTGGAGGCCGAGTTCCCCATGCGAGCGCGGGGTTCTGGCAAGCGCTGGCAATGCCGGCGTTTCACCCACGGTGTTGATATTTGATTCAGTTTGCAACAGCCTTTGTAACCAAGCAGACGCAAATATACTTGTACACTGCTTTAGGGAAGAGGACCCACAGTTACCGGTATTGAGACATCCGGAATATCCCGCTGCCGATAAGCAAGTACCCCACAGTAACATCCAGAAAGATGTGCATTATCACGATGGCGGTTGATTGTAAACATGTTTTAACTGCTTTGGATTCAGCCACCTCACACTGAGACAGAAGATATATGTTCGAAATGGAAGCCTAAGTATGACCAATGATTTATAAATCAACCAAGCAGAATAACCTCGCAATGAAGGGTAGGTAGTCACAATGCGAATATCTTGGAGTACCATATGAATTAGGTAAATTCTTGAAAGGTTCAGTCATATTCTATTTCATTGACGCCGTAGTACTACGTGGCAACAGCATACAGAGAGATACGTAATCTGAGTGTTAAAAAGTATCAAATGATGACCTGTCAACGTTGGAAAGGGGAATCAACAGGCCATGTGGATGCCATGCTGAATTCATATCGAGACGGATCAATTAGATTCCATTATCGtgaatttcatttttattgCATTCTCGTAAACAATTATATACTTCCAAGTATGCGCGCACTCCGTTTTGCGCTGGCGATAATTTTCAGAGGAGACTTGAGTAATTTTGATTAGTTCTTCCAAGTAGCGCTAAGATATGATCTGGTGCTTGGAACACCGTAGAACTTGATCCCAAGATACGTCTGGTGGGTTCTCAATGATGTAACTGCCTCATATATACTCTATATTATTTGTCAATTATAGTTGGGTCCCCCCCATTAAGACCAATCGAGACAGAGCAAAGCTCTCCGAGGAAAATACACACTTTCTCGGTCACGTGACTACACGTTGATGCGAACCTTGCTTTCATTGCCTTGGATTTAAAGGGCTTGGAATGAGTTGCCTATGCTTACTCTATGCTTTCGATTGTTTTGACTATGAATTCTCCGATAACAAGCTTTACGCTAACTTTCTCGGCATCGGCACCAGATCCCCTGGACCGCGGATCATGGAATGGAAGTTGGGGACATGAACGTTGTCCAGGCGCGATCAAATATTTTCTGTCATCTGGGCAGTTAACACTGTCTGCATGCCGATTATACAGCTTGCAGTCATGTAAGGGTATAAAGACTGCACATTTGGGCGCTACATCAGCGCTGATAACGTTATTTATAAGCAGAGCACCACCCGTAAAAATATATCGTGGAACTAAGTAATCCTTTGGCGCTCTTTAGGCTGTTCACTGCAGTGATATTCAGCAATGTTTGCGGTGAAACAAAGTTACAAAATATCCTGAAGATGGGTGCTGTACCACACGTTGGCTCCTGCGTTGAGATGTAGAGTCATTGATGAGAATTTCTGTGTAATATGTTATGTTGCACTGAGTTGCTCTAAGTACAGGGGTGGCAAAACAATGAAGAATTAGCGAGATGCGCTTAAATTTAAAGACGGCATTAGAGTCAAGCCGACGGTATAAGTAGGCCGCAAATCCTGATCGCATTGGCGTACTACTTATGGCTTCCCTGAATTGATCAGGTAAGTAACAGATATGAGAAGGGCTTGAAATGTTCAACGTTTTGGATTCATGAATCCACTCAATCTGGCTCAATATGAAAGTGGAATCCCGagtaaaattttgaaaaagCAAGAGATCCTGAAGCTGATCATCCCGACGAGGTGGGACTCCATACTAAGAATGAGACTTTTTTGTTGGTTCAACTAATCGTTGGTTGTCCCTGTAGACGATGTAAGTTGCCTAGACATACGCATTCCAGATAGTGGTGTTAAAATGCACGTCACACCACCAATTACCAGCGCTGAAAACCAATGTAGAATTTACCTTAGTGGTTTGAGTGGAACCGGCTCATTGATTCTCTTCTGCCAAAGATATTTTTATCTATTTATGTTATTGTCTCTGAGGGGAGTGGCCCTCTCATGGCATGATACTAGCTAGAATACCTAAGCGCTCCAAGTCCCTCCTCAAGACCCAACCTTCTTTTGGTTGCTGGACTCACCACCTCCAGCGCCTACTTTTCTGCGCCTTTTCCCCCCTTCGCACTTTTCTACACGTTAATGTGCTCTTGTGTCCCCTCTACGGACTACTGTGCCTTTTCCctgttcttctttcttttactCTTGCTCCCTGTCAAAGGTTATCATGTAGGAAATGGACAGCGACTTTTATAATGATAGTTGCATCAGAGAGGGGGATATCGATGTAATCGTTTGTATCTGTCTCTAGACATAAATGATTCAACAAGTCTGTTTTGAAATTATTCTAGCAGTGCCCCCGTGCTTGCCACGGAAAGTTCGGCGGCAATTCATCATGCTATTCCCTAGTGTTTTTGCACGGAAAGACGGGAGGTAATTTATCGTGTTATTTCCCCAGTGTTACCATATTTTCAGGCCCGATTACAGTGCTTTTAAGCCTCGATTACAACGTTTTCAGGCATATTGCTTCTACCTGTTCGGTATGATTCTCCTACACAGCGATTCTAAGCCTTTACAAATTTATACTGTTTCCTTAGAGAAGCTCCCGGAGAGGTTCGAGAAATCTCCTTTAGCACATTGGTGGCTTAAAACGTCACATCGAAGGCCTTGGCACGGAGTTGATGTACAAGACACCTTTTAAAACGACAGATCCATGCCCATGAGGGGCGTCGGGCGTGTACATGGCCCTACGATATGTAGGCAACCATTAGTACGATGCCAAGATCTCGCCGCTTCTTCTGGATACCAGTGGCCAAATTAGTGGTTTCTTAGTCGTGAGATTCGAATTCATTATATTGCAAGTTTCAGTCAGTCTAAATGAAAACCGTGTTATACTTCTGCTGTCAAGGAAGCTCTGGGTTGGGAAGTAATATGGAAGAAAAGATAGATGATAAGAAACGATTAGAAAGAATGATATCAGAGAAAGGAGGCTCTGAATGATGTAATGGAGAATAGGAGTTGAGAGAAAGAATGAACAAGGCAGAACGATAACGAGTACGTAGCTGAGCCATCTCTGGGAAATTCAATTCCCAGCAAAAGAACTGCCATCGCGGGCACATGAGGGCCGATGTGCTATTTTGATAACCTCTCAGGCTAACGTATACTGGATCGGAAAGATTTGTAATTATTATGTCCTGACAGAGATATAACATGTGAGCGATTGCGGTCACCCAAGTGAAGTTCCTTCCTGGTTGTTAGAATTCTCTAAAACAATCCTCTTCCAAGTAATCCTCAAGTTCGACCGAGGTCGACCTGAAATTGGAGTCTTCGCCTTTGGCTTGGCAAAACACGTGCACTGATTGAAAATGACACCAccaaaaaaggaaataacCGTACAATTGACTCCTCTTCTCAGTGTGCGTCTTTCAGCGGCTTCGACTTGCTCTCGTTTTGTAACCATGACCTCTCCATCTCAGCCGCTAAACATAAAGTCTAGCAGACGGGTTGCCAACGACAACGATACACAGCAGAGCTCGTATACGCCATCTTTCGGAACGCCGGATCTTAGAGCACTTCGAGCTCAGTATGCGGGCACCCCACCACTCCCAAATATTCCATTGCGTGCGACGGGAACACCTACAAACAAAGCTACAGCGACGACATCAGGATCGTTAGTACCGACGAACGACTCTTCTCCTCGCAAACCGGGTCCTCAGGCAGTGGGTGGCCTGTCTGCTACCAAGCAAACCGCGACGAACAGCTCCGACGCAGTCATCCCTGCCACCATCGCGGATCTCGATACACTACCAGCAGAGGAAAAGGCCAAGGTTCTCGAGCGTCATCTTGTGGTGAAGGAACAGCGCAATGGGAATGGCAATGGGTCCAGGTCTGTCGTCGGCTCTGTTCACGATACTGCTGTTGCAACCTCGACCGGAACCGATCTCGACATTCCGCATTCTCGGCGGGGATCGTCTAGTACGACGAAGCATGTCGATTTCGAACCGTTTCCGATTCCATACGATGCCCCTGGAGCGGATGTGACGTGAGTCGTTCCACCTTTCTGTGCCAGTCCCGAGTCGCTCATCTACCCAGACATGACATCTACAAATGGCACACCGAGCAACGCAGGCAGTCTGCAAGAGTCCGGTCTGCCTCGTTCGCCGGGCCAAGCCAGGCTCCACCCCCGGCCTTTGAGCACATCCACGAACCGGGAGGTTTCAGACGAAACTACTTGCTATTACGTGCAAATGAACAAGGCAGCGAAGAACCACAGATTCTCAACAACTTTATCGATTTTTTGCTGCTCTTTGGCCATTTCGTGAGTCATACTTTCTGATTGCATGTTCAGTCTAATTATAATTATTTTTAGGCTGGTGAAGATttggaagaagacgatgaagataaagacgacgaggagaatGTCACTCCGCCAGAGTCGGCTGATGCAAATGAACGGACTGCCCTACTGGACAGGCCAGAAAACGCGCGACAGCGTTCGAGGAGCAGGCGACGGAGGAACTCGGTTGCTCGACAGGGTAACGCGACTGTTACTCAAGCTGTTTTAATGGTATGTGTTCAATCTTGGGGATGGAATGTTCATTCCAGTTTTCGAGAAGCTACCCCTATTCTTATCTACAATGCTgaattgatatttttttcaagttgtTGAAATCATTCGTTGGGACTGGTGTATTGTTCCTTGGCAGAGCGTACGTCATCGATTCTGGTTTGATCCGCTCAACTCACGATATCAATAGATTCTATAACGGAGGACTTTTATTCTCGATCGTCACGTTCATCTTTATTGCTTTCATCTCGTTGTATTCCTTCTTGTTGCTGGTAAAGACCAAGTTTGTCATATCTGGGAGTTTTGGAGGTCAGCATCCTTCGTAAAATTGCCAACTTCACGTCTGATCACGGTTGCAGACATTGGTGGTGCACTCTACGGCCCATGGATGCGCTATGTTATCTTGGGGTCGATTGTCATATCCCAAATCGGATTCGGAGCAGCATACACTATATTTGTCGCTGAGAACCTTCAGGTATTCCTCTTTTACCTTTGCATGACGTTCTCTTACACGTTTGTAGGCATTCATGCTTGGAATAAGCAATTGTCTCAAACTTGTCCCAGTCCAGCACTTTATTCTGCTTCAGACTATCGTGTTTCTGCCTTTGGTTCTGGTGCGCGACCTTGCCAAGCTGAGCTCGACGGCGCTCGTTGCCGATGCATTTATTCTTGCCGGGTTGTTGTACATCTTTGGCAGCGAGGTCAAGGTAATTGCGGAGCGCGGAATTGCGGACGTTAAGATGTTCAACCCAAAAGATTTTTCCCTCTTTATTGGGTGGGTCAAATCTTGAAGAGTTCGGCCTGTACTGACATGCTTTGTAGAACCGCTGTGTTTTCATTCGAAGGAATTGGGCTTGTACGCTAATTTCAAACTGTTGGAGATGTAGATTAACTTTTTATAGGTCATCCCTATCACCGATGCCATGCGCGAACCACACAAGTTCCCTAAAGCGTTGAGCGGGGTCATGGTGTTCCTTCTCTGTAAGCATAGTGTCTACGCATTGAGAAAGCCCATTAATTGTCTCCATCTAGTCCTCTTTGGTGGTGCAGGGACTCTCGCGTACCTCGCCTTCGGTTCAGACATCCAAAccgtcgtcctcgtcaacCTCGATTCTCGCAGCCAAATGGTGCAATCAGTACGTGTGTCCGATTTATCTCCACCATCGTGAAGCCTAAACTATACTCTTCCAGGTCCAATTCTTCTACGCTCTCGCGATCCTTCTTTCCGTCCCGCTTCAGCTCTTCCCCGCTATTCGTATCCTCGAGAACGGTCTCTTCACGCGTAGCGGCAAGGTGGACACGCGTGTCAAATGGTACAAGAACATGTTCCGCTTCGGCATGGTCTTTTTCTGCTCCATCATTAGCTGGATCGGTGCAGCGGATTTGGACAAGTTTGTCGCCTTTGTCGGGTGCTTTGCTTGGTTTGTCTGCTCCCCTCCTACCCCTCTTCTAGTCCATTAATCGATGTCATTTGCAGCGTGCCGTTGTGCTATGTGTACCCTCCGATGCTGCACTACAAAGCATGTGCCCACACGCGCAAGGCAAAGATTGCTGATATCGCGTTGATTATCTTCGGTGTTGTTGCTGCCGTGTACACCACTGCACAAACTATTAACGTTCGTCGTCATTTCATTGCTATTGATCATGATTCCTTGACATACAATTTCACTTCTTAGTTGATGTTTGCCCCAAATCCTACCGCAGGTTCTCCGTATGGAAACTGCGAGGCGTGAGTGTAGAAccgtttcgtttcgtttaGCTTCAACTTGGCAGGGTTTTCGAAAACACATTTGCATCACTACTTCAATTTCAATCCAATATATGATCtctctatctctctctttcgTCTTCGATTTCTCGACTCTTCCTTGAACTCGGATTTCACTCGACACCAAAGCATTTCATCGACATCTACGAACCTTTCGATATACATCCATCGCATTTATCGCATCACTCACTGCACGCCTCCCGAACGCCATCCTCATGACTTTACGCATCATACACTACTATCATCTTTTTGCTTTACTGTTGTTAAATTGCTAACAATACATTCAACTGTTGTGGATCCCAGTGCACACTTGGCATCAATGTCCTTGTCCGTTCCCCTCTGGTTTGATCAAAGATAAGTTTTTACTTTGGAAGACGTGTTCTAATGTAATAGAATGTTACGTATACATAATGTTGGGAGCGCAGGGAGTTGGACGCAGGTATCAATATGGTGTGATAGCGATTAGGTGTGAAGGGAGCAGCAATAAAGGAAGGTTGAAGAAACCGAAACCCGCAACGCACTGTTATACAAACGGAAGCAacaaaaagaataaaaaagggTGATCACTTTTTGTCTGGCATTAGAATCCAGTTAGGTTGACCAATGTTTTATAGGACCACGTCGTGGAAGAACACGTAACTTCCCCCTTCGGGTGGGGGTGCGGTGTCTCGACTCCACATACTGGCGGTATCGCTGAATGAGTCCATAGTCCTTCGTCGTCCCAGCCTATTGTCGACTTTCACTGGCCCGATCTCCCCTGGCGCGTCCGACGTTTCTCGCTCCTTGTCCGTGTCCGAATCCAATCCCAAGTCCTCATCCATTTTCCCCATCACCTCCATATCCTCCAGCTCGTCGCGCGCTTTCTTGTTCGCAACAGCGACTTTCTCCGCGTCTTCCACCTTCAATCTATCTCTTCTCCCCATTTTTACATCGATTACAGACGACGCCGCGGACGACGCTACGCTTACATCCGCAACGTAACCCTGCGCGCTCGCTGCTCTCCCAAGCATTCTGCGTAGCATCTTCCTCTCCCGCATTTTCTCCATGCTGATCTGTCTCTGCACCATCCAccgctcctcctcttctcgaCTCATTATCCCCGCGTTGCTCACAAAATTCACCCCCATGTTGACGCCGACCGAATAGCGGTGAGTTTGACGTCTTGAATGTACACCTTCGTTGTCCATATTTCCATTGTTGATGGAGGCTTTGCGCGCGATTTTGGCGGACAGCGCACTGGCAGTGCTGGTGGCTCGATTGAGGGCCAACGATTCCTTCAATGTTCTCAAGCTCGAGATGCGACGTCGGTGCTGTTGATGCCGCAACGGCGTGAGACGAGGGGGAATTGGTAAATCCCCATCTGACCTCAGATGATCAGGTCCGATGCTCTCCGTGTTAGAACTCAGACTCGTGGAATCGAAGGGAGGTTCATCTCCCCGCGAAAGCCTCGATACATCAATACCTGCAGCTGTCAACACATCTTCAATTGGAGCATGCCCCTTTGTCGTTTGCATACGATGGGCGAATGAGCAGGTCAATCTAAATTCAGAAATATCAGATGAAAGTCGTCAGCATGACAGAACCCATTTATCCACACTATTGATATCTCCCCGGCTTAAATTAAGAACAAAGCATTCGAAACAGAGGCACGGCGTTGGATATGAAAGCAGGATGGAAAGCATGCTGAAGAGACTTACCCAGGCCCAAAGATGAATTCACCTCCCAGTTGATCTACATTTCCACCCTTCTCCCAAACAGGCATACCGAACTTGATAGCGCGTGCGACGACCATCGCAATTCCTCCCATCGTGCTGTGCTTCACATACCCACCCGATTTACGCTTCGTTTTCGCCGAGCCACCcttgttctcctcttttccatCAGCATCACCC
Coding sequences within it:
- a CDS encoding Vacuolar amino acid transporter 3 — encoded protein: MTSPSQPLNIKSSRRVANDNDTQQSSYTPSFGTPDLRALRAQYAGTPPLPNIPLRATGTPTNKATATTSGSLVPTNDSSPRKPGPQAVGGLSATKQTATNSSDAVIPATIADLDTLPAEEKAKVLERHLVVKEQRNGNGNGSRSVVGSVHDTAVATSTGTDLDIPHSRRGSSSTTKHVDFEPFPIPYDAPGADVTHDIYKWHTEQRRQSARVRSASFAGPSQAPPPAFEHIHEPGGFRRNYLLLRANEQGSEEPQILNNFIDFLLLFGHFAGEDLEEDDEDKDDEENVTPPESADANERTALLDRPENARQRSRSRRRRNSVARQGNATVTQAVLMLLKSFVGTGVLFLGRAFYNGGLLFSIVTFIFIAFISLYSFLLLVKTKFVISGSFGDIGGALYGPWMRYVILGSIVISQIGFGAAYTIFVAENLQAFMLGISNCLKLVPVQHFILLQTIVFLPLVLVRDLAKLSSTALVADAFILAGLLYIFGSEVKVIAERGIADVKMFNPKDFSLFIGTAVFSFEGIGLVIPITDAMREPHKFPKALSGVMVFLLFLFGGAGTLAYLAFGSDIQTVVLVNLDSRSQMVQSVQFFYALAILLSVPLQLFPAIRILENGLFTRSGKVDTRVKWYKNMFRFGMVFFCSIISWIGAADLDKFVAFVGCFACVPLCYVYPPMLHYKACAHTRKAKIADIALIIFGVVAAVYTTAQTINLMFAPNPTAGSPYGNCEA